The region TCCACTCGGTCGGCGGGTGCGAGCTCTTCCCGGCGAGCAGCCCGTGGAACCGACGGATCGACCAGCGGCCGGTCTGGAGGCACTCCCGGGCGATCGTCGGGTCGCAGGCGGCCGGGCACGACCTGCACCTCGACCTCGGCACGACGGAGGAGTACTACGGCATCCCGGTCAACGTCGTCGACGAGGACCAGCCACTGCTGCCGCTGCAGTTCGGCGTCGGCGGTGAGGACTACCGCGACGAGAGTGACCGCGGACCGGTCTTCGTGCCGGCCGACGCGCTGATCGAGGGCGGCAGCACGCGCGACCCCGACCCCACCGAGGGCGACCGCCACGTGCTGACCGTGCGGCGCGGCACCTGCGACCTCGTCGAGCTGTACGCCGCCGAGCGGGTGCGCGACGCCTCCGGCGCCGTCGTCGCCTGGCGGGCCGCGTCCGCCGCGCGCTGGGACCTGTCCTCCAGCCGACTGCGCCCCGCGGGGTGGACCTCGGCCGACGCCGCCGGGCTGCCGATCCTCCCGGGGCTGCTCTCCTACGACGAGGCCGCGTCCGGCCGGATCACCCACGCGCTCCGGTTCACGCTGCCGAGCGCCCGCAACGCCTACACCTGGCCGGCCCGCCACTGCGGCCCGAGCGGCAACACCTCACGGGACCTGCCGGCGTACGGCATGCGGTTCCGGCTCAGGAAGTCGTTCCCGACCACGGGCTACACCGGGGCAGCGAGGGCGATCGTGGTGGCGATGAAGAAGTACGGCCTGGTCCACGCCGACCAGGGCTCGTCGATGTACGTCACCGGCACCGCCGACCCGCGCTGGGAGGACGCGCTCGACCAGTTCCGCGCGCGCCCGCTCGACGGCAGGGCGCTGGAGGTGGTGAAGCCGTGGCGGCGGATCGTCTCGTGCCGACCGCGGGCCAATAGACTCCAGACAAGATGACTGACACCCCCGACGCACCCCGCCTCGCCCAGACCTTCGCCGAGGTCGAGGACGCCCTGCTGTCCCGCTGGCCCGAGACCAAGCTCGAGCCGAGCCTCGACCGCATCGAGGCCTTCACCGAGCTGCTCGGCGAGCCCCAGCGCTCGTTCCGCTCGATCCACCTGACCGGCACCAACGGCAAGACCAGCACGAGCCGGATGATCGAGACGCTGCTGCGCGCGCTCGACCTGCGCACCGGGCGCTTCACCTCTCCCCACCTGGAGAAGATGAGCGAGCGGATCAGCGTCGACGGAGAGCCGCTCGACGACGAGGCGTTCGTCCGCGCCTTCAACGACGTCGCGCCCTACACCCACCTCGTGGACGCCGAGCAGGACCACCCGCTGAGCTTCTTCGAGACGATCGTCGGGATGGCGTACGCCGCCTTCGCCGACGCCCCCGTCGACGTCGCGGTCGTCGAGGTGGGGATGGGCGGCGCGTGGGACGCGACCAACGTGATCGACGCCGACGTCGCCGTCGTGCTCCCGATCGCCGTCGACCACGAGAAGTACCTCGGGGCCGATCCGGCCACCATCGCAGTCGAGAAGTCCGGGATCATCAAGCCCGGCTCGGTCGCGATCCTGGCCGAGCAGACGCCCGAGGTCGCCGCCGTGCTCCTCGAGCGGGCCACCGAGGTCGGCGCGACGATCGCCCGCGAGGGAGTGGAGTTCGGCGTGGTGCACCGCACGCCCGCCGTGGGTGGGCAGGTCATCTCGCTCCAGGGGCTGCGCGGTCACTACGACGACATCTTCCTGCCGCTCTACGGCGCCCACCAGGCGCAGAACGCCTCGCTCGCGCTGGCCGCCGTCGAGGCCTTCGGCACCGGCGAGCTCGACGCCGACCTCGTCCGCGCCGCCTTCGCCGAGGTCACCTCGCCCGGCCGTCTCGAGATCATCCGGCGCAGCCCCACGATCCTGCTCGACGCCGCCCACAACCCGCACGGTGCCGAGGCGCTCGGCGAGGCGCTCGAGGACTCCTTCTCGTTCAGCCCGCTCGTCGGCGTGATGGGCGTGATGGAGGACAAGGACTACGAGGGCGTGCTGTCCGCCCTCGAGCCGCACCTGGCCTACCTCGTCTGCACCCAGAACTCCACGTCGCGCTCGATGTCCGCTGCAGCGCTCGCGCGCGCTGCCGTCGAGATCTTCGGCGAGGACCGGGTCAGTGTCGTCCCCGACCTGGGCGAGGCCATCGAGCGCGGTGCCACGCTCGCCGAGGCCGGCGAGGCCATCGACGTCTCCATCGGCTCCGGCGCCGTGCTGGTCACCGGCTCGGTGGTCACCGTCGGCGAGGCCCGCGCGCTCCTGAAGGGGCGCCGATGAGCGACGGAGCCGTCGGCCCGGCCACTGCCGTCGCCACCCCCGAGCGCTCGCCGCGCCGGGGCATGGCGGCCGCCGTCCTGACCCTCGAGGCGATCACCCTCGGCCTCACCACGCCGGTGATGATCACCATCGCCGACGTCGACACCGGCACCGCCCTGGCCGTCGGCCTCGGGCTGGCCCTGGTCTGCATCGTCCTGGCCGGAGCGCTCCGCGCCGAGTGGGCCTACCTCGCTGGGTACGCCGTCCAGGTCGCCGCGGTCGCGCTCGGCTTCGTCATCCCGGTCATGTTCGGCCTCGGCGCCGTCTTCGCCGCGCTCTGGGCGGGGGCGGACCTCCTCGGTCGCAAGATCGAGCGCGAGAAGGCCGCCGCGTGGGCGGCGTACCGCGCCGAGCAGGCCGCGCACCCGGACCAGCACGAGGACGGGCAGGCGGACCGGTCGGAGTGAGCCCGGTCACCGCTGGCTAGGCTGGCGGCATGACCGACGTCCAGCGCTCCCTCGTCCTCGTCAAGCCCGACGGCGTCCGCCGCGGCCTCTCGGGCGAGATCCTCCGCCGGATCGAGGCCAAGGGCTACACGCTCGTGGCCGTCGAGCTGCGCGAGGCGACCCAGGAGATCCTCGCCGCCCACTACGCCGAGCACGAGGGCAAGCCGTTCTACGCCCCGCTCGTCGAGTTCATGCTCTCCGGCCCGGTGCTCGCCGTGGTGATCGAGGGCCAGCGCTGCATCGAGGGCTTCCGCTCCCTGGCCGGCGCCACCGACCCCACCACCGCCGCTCCCGGCACCGTCCGCGGCGACCTCGGCCGCGACTGGGGCCTCGCCGTCCAGCAGAACCTCGTCCACGGCTCCGACTCCGAGGAGTCCGCCGCGCGCGAGATCGGGATTTGGTTCCCCGAGCTGACGCGCTGAGCGCGAGCCCGCTCGCGCTCGAGCGGGGTCGATCGGGGCAGCGGTCACCCCAGGTGCACCGCTTGGGGGCCGCCCTCGTCACATCAGCCACATCCGCCTCGCGCGTGTCCTACCGCGAACCGGGCGGGGACGTACCTAACCTGAGCGTGGGTCGGCAGCACCGCTGACCCACCTTCCCCGGTACGTCCCGACCTGCAAGGGCAGCAGCGGAAATGGCACACAGCATCATCGGCCGAGACATGGCCGTCGACCTCGGCACCGCCAACACGCTGGTCTATGTCCGCGGCAAGGGCGTGGTGCTCGACGAGCCGTCGGTCGTCGCGATGAACACCACCAACGGCGAGGTGCTCGCCGTGGGACACGAGGCGAAGCGGATGATCGGGCGCACGCCCGACAACATCGCCGCCATCCGGCCGCTCAAGGACGGCGTCATCGCCGACTTCGAGGCGACCGAGCAGATGCTGCGCTACTTCATCCACCAGGTGCACCGCCGCCGCTACTTCGCCAAGCCGCGCATGGTGATCTGCGTGCCGAGCGGGATCACCGCGGTCGAGCAGCGTGCGGTGAAGGAGGCCGGCTACCAGGCCGGTGCCCGCCGGGTCTACATCGTCGAGGAGCCGATGGCCGCCGCGATCGGCGCCGGGCTCCCCGTCCACGAGGCCACCGGCAACATGGTGGTCGACGTCGGCGGCGGCACGACCGAGGTCGCCGTGATCAGCCTCGGCGGCATCGTCACCAGCCTGTCGGTGCGCACCGCGGGCGACCGGATCGACCAGACGATCATCGCGTGGATGAAGAAGGAGTACTCCCTCATGCTGGGGGAGCGCACCGCCGAGGAGATGAAGATGTCCCTCGGCTCGGCCTTCCCGCTGCCGAGCGAGCCGGACGCCGAGATCCGCGGCCGCGACATGGTCTCGGGCCTGCCGCGCACCGTCGTCGTCTCGAGCGCCGAGCTCCGCCAGGCGATCGAGGAGCCGATCCACAACATCATCGACGCCGTCCGCACCACCCTCGACCAGACCCCGCCCGAGCTCGCCGGCGACATCATGGACCGCGGCATCGTCCTCACCGGGGGCGGCGCGATGCTGCGCGGCCTCGACGAGCGGCTGCGCCACGAGACCGGGATGCCGGTCCACGTCGCCGACGACCCGCTGTCGTCGGTCGCCTACGGCGCGGGCAAGTGCGTGGAGGAGTTCGAGGCGCTCCAGCAGGTCCTGGTCTCCGACGTGCGGCGCTTCTGATGGCGCCCAGCCTGATGCGCGGCCTCTCCTCGCAGGCCGGGCGCGAGCGTCGCTGGACCGGCCTCGACCGGCTGGAGCAGCGCAACCGCCCCCCGCGCTCGCTGCTCGTGGCGCTGGTCCTGGCCAGCATCACGTTCATCACCCTCGACGTCTCCGGCGGCGGCAGCTCGCCGCTCGAGCCCGTCCGGCGCGCCGTCGGCGAGGCGTTCGGACCGGCCGAGGCGGCCGCCGACGCCGCCGTGCGCCCCTTCACCGCCGTGCCGGCCTGGTTCCGCAGCAAGGGCGACCTCCGCGACCAGGTCCGCGACCTCGAGGCCAGCAACGCCGAGCTGAAGAGCCAGGTCGAGCTCGCCGGCTTCGACCGCAACCGCCTGGAGCAGTACGACGGACTCACGAGCGCGGCCGAGGACCTCGGGTCCGCCCTCGTCCCGGCCCGCGTGGTCGCGGTCGGCTCGCGCCAGTCGCAGAGCTTCACCGTGACCATCGACGCCGGCTCCGAGTCCGGGGTCGGTCCCGACATGACGGTCGTCAACAACGACGGGCTGGTCGGCCGGGTCCTGCGGGTCACCCGCAGCACGGCCACCGTGCTGCTCATCATCGACCCCGACTCGACCGTCGGCGGCCGGGTCGGCTCGAGCATGGAGATCGGCTTCGTCACCGGCAGCGGGTCGCTCACCTCCGACGCCGCCCTCGACCTCCGCCTCGTCGACGACGCGTCGGTCCCCGCGCGCGACGACACGGTCGTCACGTGGGGGAGCACCACCGGTCCCTACGCGCCCGGCGTGCCGATCGGCACGATCACCGAGGTCTACAGCTCGGTGCGCGAGGCCTCCCAGCGCGCGGTCGTGAAGCCGTTCGTCGACTTCTCCGCGCTCGACGTCGTCGGCGTGATGGTGCCCAGCGGCTCGACCAGCGACCGGGCGATCGTCGAGGCGGACGGGAGCCTGCGATGACGTACCTCCGCTGGGCCGCCGCTCTCGCCGCGGTCGTCGTCGCGACGGTCCTCCAGGTCACGCTCTTCCCGCACGTCGCCTGGCACGGCATCGTGCCCAACCTCGCGCTGCTCGTGGTGGTCGCGGCCGCGCTCACCGTGGAGGCGCCCTTCGCGCTCGTCCTCGGGTTCGTCGCCGGCCTGACGCTCGACCTCGCACCGCCCGCCGACCACCTCGCCGGCCGCTGGGCCCTCGCGCTCACGATCGCCGCCTTCGTGGCAGCCCGCGTGCGGCAGGACCAGAAGCCGACGGCCGTCGCCGTCGTCGGCACGGTCGCCGCGTCGTCGTTCGTCGCGACCTCGCTCTTCGCGCTGAGCGGGGTGCTCCTCAAGGACCCGACGATGTCGATCTCGGGTCTCCTGGAGGTCGTCCTGGTCGCCGTCGTGTGGGACGTCCTGCTGACGCCCTTCGTGCTGCCGCCGCTCATGAGGCTCTTCGCCCGTCTGAGCCCCCAGTGGGCGACCCCGTGAGCGCACCCACGACGGCCCGGAGCACGAGGAGCCGGCTGCGCCTCGTCGTCGTCCAGGTGCTCGCGTTCTCGTTGTTCGCGACCCTCTTCGTCCGGCTCTACTAC is a window of Nocardioides oleivorans DNA encoding:
- the mreC gene encoding rod shape-determining protein MreC; this encodes MAPSLMRGLSSQAGRERRWTGLDRLEQRNRPPRSLLVALVLASITFITLDVSGGGSSPLEPVRRAVGEAFGPAEAAADAAVRPFTAVPAWFRSKGDLRDQVRDLEASNAELKSQVELAGFDRNRLEQYDGLTSAAEDLGSALVPARVVAVGSRQSQSFTVTIDAGSESGVGPDMTVVNNDGLVGRVLRVTRSTATVLLIIDPDSTVGGRVGSSMEIGFVTGSGSLTSDAALDLRLVDDASVPARDDTVVTWGSTTGPYAPGVPIGTITEVYSSVREASQRAVVKPFVDFSALDVVGVMVPSGSTSDRAIVEADGSLR
- a CDS encoding rod shape-determining protein, which gives rise to MAHSIIGRDMAVDLGTANTLVYVRGKGVVLDEPSVVAMNTTNGEVLAVGHEAKRMIGRTPDNIAAIRPLKDGVIADFEATEQMLRYFIHQVHRRRYFAKPRMVICVPSGITAVEQRAVKEAGYQAGARRVYIVEEPMAAAIGAGLPVHEATGNMVVDVGGGTTEVAVISLGGIVTSLSVRTAGDRIDQTIIAWMKKEYSLMLGERTAEEMKMSLGSAFPLPSEPDAEIRGRDMVSGLPRTVVVSSAELRQAIEEPIHNIIDAVRTTLDQTPPELAGDIMDRGIVLTGGGAMLRGLDERLRHETGMPVHVADDPLSSVAYGAGKCVEEFEALQQVLVSDVRRF
- a CDS encoding bifunctional folylpolyglutamate synthase/dihydrofolate synthase, with the translated sequence MTDTPDAPRLAQTFAEVEDALLSRWPETKLEPSLDRIEAFTELLGEPQRSFRSIHLTGTNGKTSTSRMIETLLRALDLRTGRFTSPHLEKMSERISVDGEPLDDEAFVRAFNDVAPYTHLVDAEQDHPLSFFETIVGMAYAAFADAPVDVAVVEVGMGGAWDATNVIDADVAVVLPIAVDHEKYLGADPATIAVEKSGIIKPGSVAILAEQTPEVAAVLLERATEVGATIAREGVEFGVVHRTPAVGGQVISLQGLRGHYDDIFLPLYGAHQAQNASLALAAVEAFGTGELDADLVRAAFAEVTSPGRLEIIRRSPTILLDAAHNPHGAEALGEALEDSFSFSPLVGVMGVMEDKDYEGVLSALEPHLAYLVCTQNSTSRSMSAAALARAAVEIFGEDRVSVVPDLGEAIERGATLAEAGEAIDVSIGSGAVLVTGSVVTVGEARALLKGRR
- a CDS encoding DUF4233 domain-containing protein encodes the protein MSDGAVGPATAVATPERSPRRGMAAAVLTLEAITLGLTTPVMITIADVDTGTALAVGLGLALVCIVLAGALRAEWAYLAGYAVQVAAVALGFVIPVMFGLGAVFAALWAGADLLGRKIEREKAAAWAAYRAEQAAHPDQHEDGQADRSE
- the mreD gene encoding rod shape-determining protein MreD, with the translated sequence MTYLRWAAALAAVVVATVLQVTLFPHVAWHGIVPNLALLVVVAAALTVEAPFALVLGFVAGLTLDLAPPADHLAGRWALALTIAAFVAARVRQDQKPTAVAVVGTVAASSFVATSLFALSGVLLKDPTMSISGLLEVVLVAVVWDVLLTPFVLPPLMRLFARLSPQWATP
- the ndk gene encoding nucleoside-diphosphate kinase, whose translation is MTDVQRSLVLVKPDGVRRGLSGEILRRIEAKGYTLVAVELREATQEILAAHYAEHEGKPFYAPLVEFMLSGPVLAVVIEGQRCIEGFRSLAGATDPTTAAPGTVRGDLGRDWGLAVQQNLVHGSDSEESAAREIGIWFPELTR